From the Papaver somniferum cultivar HN1 chromosome 2, ASM357369v1, whole genome shotgun sequence genome, the window TATAACTGTTGATTTTGCAAAACTGTGTCCCCGTTGTAAACTTGTGAGACCGCAGGTTACGATGAATTGAGCAAAGATCATTGCTTGGTTTGGATAGGCCGCACCCGCCTAAATATTTGTGATGTGACTTCAAATTACAGCCGAAAAAGCCATGTTTTGATGGAGCCATCCATAGCAAACGTCTTTTTTGGTGatttttgttgttattttttgttttaatGTTTATACTCCGTAGTACCATGCTTACGGAGGGAGAACATTATTATTGCATTTGAAATGAGCGTGAGAGCATAACCCTTGCTCTAGTTAATACAATAGATATATTTGGTACATGCATATGGCGTTTATGCGCCTTATTATAATAGTGCATGATATCACACAAGAAACTTATTAATTATGAACCCAGGAAGATCAACTAATGTAGTACATAGGATCAGGCAACTTGAATGTTTTGCCACCGATATCAGTTCCCAAAATATCACTCCATTGATCTCCAATGTTACCCCAGATTCTGTACCCTTGCTTCACGAGCATTGCCCTTTTTTCCGATTTAAACATCGTTGCTGTTTTCTTTGAATCTGATGGTTGCCTGTGCACGACAAGAGAAGCGGCAGTAAGAAATGAAAGTCAATAAAAAAATCTCATGAACGTACAACAAAATAGTCTCATAACAGTGATGGTTAAACTTGCATCCATAATTCTTGTGAATATAATAATATTAATGGTATTTACTTTAGAAGAAGTTTCTCCCAGTTTTTGTATCCAACAGCATGAAGATTTTTCCTTGTAATATCTCTACGGTTTTCTTCTCTTCCTGTTATGTATACAACTTTGAACCCCAACGCTTTTAAATGCTTGTATAATTTAAGAGTTTCCGGCAAGGCTGGAGCTTTCCCAGTATCAACCCATGCGTTGAAAGCTGTGGAGTTATATGGTTTGGCCCCGAGATCATACAAAGAAGTAAAAAAATTAGGCACATAAAAATGGCTTGTTGCACACACTTACTATGACAATAATAGGACTATTAGTTGTGTATACATACCCAAATCCATGTGTGGCGTAGTAAGGTAAATCGGATAATGAAGTTTCGTCGATGTCAAATACCCAAATATCTTTACCGTCTCCAGTGAGCTTAATGCTCTTGGCATATTTTGCAGCCTCTAAGGTAACGTATTTCGAGTCTTGACGATAATGCAGGCCTAACATGTAATGACCAACATAGTTCTCACATTCAGCTGGAACAGTCTTCCAGTAGCGTAAATTGTTAGTTTCTACAGCAAGACGCCAACTattgcaagataaacctttagGAAGTTCGCCGCCAAAGCCTGAATTTGGGCGAAGAAGGTGTATTGGTAGGGGGAGTCCACCATGTCGTTCAACAGAAGAAGAATGACAATAAGTTGCAGAAAAAAGGGTTGCCAGAAGAATGAAAAGAGAGAACCTTTCCATGATGAACGACTATTGGAGGAGTTTTGGATGATAAGATATTGGCGATTTTGGGTTGCCATAAATAACTTCAATTTACCAAAGTCCTCTAAGAAATAGAGCAACAAAAATGTGTGATAACAACACGAGATTCACATTTGCTATAGCACACAAGCACCTTTATTAATAGTACCTTATTTGATCGGTGGATCTTAAAGCAATCTTTATAAATAGTATCAAAACTTGCAGTTGAAGATCTTTAATGAGATTTGATTCTTAGTTTATGCTTTTTGGTTGCTTGGTCTCACGTAGAAAAATATGTCCGGTCTAACAGATGAAGAAGCAATCTTTTTGGTTGCTTGGTCTAAATGGATGAAGCATGCATTGAACTTAAACTTTTGCATGGCCCACGCGACCATGCTTAGTCAGTATGTTTTGGTTTAGTCGACCTTAACGACCTTTCATGGACTGAATTCTTTATGTCATTTGAAGAATTAAACCAACAAAACCATATGTAATTCTATTTTGAGAAGCGTTTGACAAGAATACTTTATTTTGATTGTAAAATTCTTAAAAACCAAATCTTTTTCCAGTTTTCTATTTTCCAACAACATTCATAAGTTAAgtctaacaaaataaataatcaaaagatTTAGTTAactaattaaatctaaaaaaatttacTTAACTGATTCAATAGGCTAGTGTTAATTAATCAAAAACAACTTTTCCCTTATTAAAGATACACATGGGTAACGTGTTTTGGATTTTACTTCTTAATGATTCTATTTTATCTTAATACGATATAGTTCCAAATTAATTTAGATATACCGCAATCCGGCGAGTTTTTGAAGTCGTAAATTAGTCCAATATTATACAAATATGAacataaaacaaaaaaactttCACTACACCAATACCAGGATTTCGTAACAATGCAACCCGTCACACTTTATTTTTCAGTCACATATACACCCGTGATAagtcctgcaacagttataactgttattaaattttgtattcgtgataataattaggaatattaaattcttttattagtcacaatatatttgttgacaattttacagacaatcacaattataattcaaagtgatgattccactcaaatatttcaccacatctaaaacaaccccaaaattgtaacactttgaattttacttgtcagtaattttcccacatttgtacaaactaacaattatatttcatttctatatatcaaaatacatttttctttttctttttaattttcttaaaattagaaaacaggatcaagaccaagtcaacaagtcatgactttatagaaatttgactttgacatatctgcttcttccgaagatgatgaaaattaccagactacccttatcggaataagtgcaataaaaacTCTGAAGATTGTGAATATGACCAGagtacccttatcggaaataagtaaagtaaatattacatactttTAAAATGACcgtattacccttaatggaaaaaagTGCAACAAAATGTTATGcaaactgtgaaaatgatcagactacccttatcataaATAGGTGAAGTAAACattatagactgtgaaaatgaccatattgcccttaatggaaattagtgaaataaatagtatggaaactgtgaaaatgaccagactacccttatcgaaaataagtaaagtaaatattacagacttgCAAATATaatttagtgcaataaatataagAAACCATATAATGTAGGGCTATTATGATGATTACTAATTTATATATATGAGTTGGGTCCtattaaaaatataattttttttattacattATAAATTTAAAGAGGTTATGAATTTTGTACAACAACCCAAATAAAGACttacaaaaaatattattttagtaaagttattaatttattgaagtttcccaaGGGTTTATTCAATAAATACTTTTACAGATTTATGGAGATTTTACAGATTTATGGAGATTTTAAAAGAGTCACGAAAATTAATAACTTTCTGAGAGTTATATAGAATTTGATAGACTCTTGCAGGGTTATGAACAGTTATATAATGTCTTATAGAGATTTGTAGAGTTCAACTTTTAAAGAATAGAGATCAGAAGGTTGTGTGTTCGATTCATTCACGTCAGGTTCAACTTTTAAAGTTTAGAGAGAGTAGAAGTAatcgatttctcattgtgtgcGTGAGAAGTCGAAAGAGAgttttttctcggctgttttatcctggggacgttgtgacgaagaaagaactgcttgcacaaaactcaaggaAGAGCCACAAAACGTCtcaaagagagcgacctggtcgtgactcagctgTCACTTTGTTTtataattaatcctttttttgcaggtgtgaaattggcaattgttccaacaattttaagacgagtctttctgccatggaatctgaaaagaaaaccgttgctgatatcaacaagtcgttcaagtttgaaggacttcatttcagaagatggaagataaagttgtttttctacctcaaactgatgaagttgcacatgatggtgACCTCCATCAAACCAGCTAATACACAAGATGAAGAAGCTGTGAAAAAAACAACTCCAGCCGCAACAAGTGAaactcctcaaccaactgaagaacctgTTGTGACCCAAACtactgaagaaaaacaaaaagcctatGACAAATGGATTGATAATGACATTGATTGCAAAAAATATATTCTGAATGCTTTGTCGACAATTTATATGAATATTACTCCACATttgatactgctaaagatgtgtgggatgccttacaaaaaaaaatgatactgAAGAAGCCGGGTCGAAGAAATATGCTGTAAGCCGCTACctgagatatcaaatggtggatgaaaaatcagtcgttgctcaggctcatgaacttcagaaaatagcccatgaaattatgacggaaggtatgaaaattgatgaacaatttcaagtatctgTATTGATAGATAAATTACCCGCatcttggaaagattttcgtaatgctttgcgtcataaaattaaggaattttctcttaaaagtttgattgttaagcccAGGGTTGAAGAGGAAGCACGAAAACAAGACAGAAAGAAAAAGATTCTTATCGTTTCCTAAGAAAAAACGATGAAACCTGACTagaaccaaaggaaaggaaaacctattcaaaacaagaacccacaccgatcaaagaaatttcagaattctgattctgagttcctttgttattcctgcggtaaaccaaaccacatggttagggattgcaggaataacaaaggaaagaatgacgcacaagctaatgctgctgaaagcgttataatttccatggtttctgatccagagattcacatgtttggtggaaccgatgggtggtggatagacagtggtgcatCGCGCCATTGTTTTTTTGATAGGTCCCTATTTAAGAGCTATGCAGAAATCAAgaataagaaagtgttgttgggagactcccataccactattgtgaaaggttctggtacggtagaattgaagtttacttctgggaagacacttaTGCTAAAAGATATCCTCctcactccagaaatgagaaagaatcttgtttccggctatcttctcaacaaggctgcgttgtatcaaactattggatctgatgtttGCACAATTACTAAACCAGAGTGTTTGTAGGAAAAGGTCATgctgctgatggaatgtttaatcttaatgttgaaatgaataaaattgtatcttcttcttatatggtgtgtacttgtaatgtttggcatgctagactTTGTCATGTGAACAGTAGATCAATAGATACCATGACTAAGCAAGGTCTTATTCCAAAActatccatgcatgattttgaaaagcgtgaatcttgtagtcaagcaaaaataaccaagagttcCCATAAATGTGTTATTAGAGAATCTGAACCATTAGAGTTAGTGCATTCTGATTTGTGGGAATATGAAGGTATAttaactagaaatggaaaaaaatatgtgatgacttttattgatgattattctaattaTACCTATGTTTTCTTGCTACgtcataagaatgaagctattgaaaaatttaaggtctttattgctgaagttgaaaatcaatttggtaggaaaattaagagatttcgtagtgatagaggaactgaatatgattctagatcgttcactgaaatttatgaatcttctggaattatacatgaaaaaaatgctccttataaccctgaaatgaatggaaaagctgaaagaaagaatcgtacattTACTACTCTTGTGACTGCATATTTGCTGAGTTCTGGTGCTGCCCCTCATTGGTGGGGAGAAATTTTGCTGACTGTTTGCTATGTTTTGAATCGTGtgacaaattcaaaaactaaaattttaCCCTATGAACTGTGGAAAAATAGAAAACCAAATGAatcttattttaaagtatggggttgtttggcttatgttcatattcctgatcctaaaagatcacagctagctagtaaagcttatgaatctgtttttgttgggtatgctcaaaacagtaaagcttatagattttttgatcttaataataaagttattattgaatctattgatgctgatttctttgaagatagatttccttttaaatctagaaatagtgggggttctctaccCAGTACAAGTTCTGATCTTAGAATAGAAGAACCTAGAACTGCAcaaactagagacactgaaataAAACCTAGGCGTAGCAAAAGGGCTAGGGTTGCGACAAACTATGGTTCTGATTTTGAAGTTTATACTCTGGAGGAagacccttctagtcttcaagaggCACTTAATTGTCCTGAATCCGGCTTTTGGCAAGAAgccatagataatgaaatggactcccataatcttaatggaacttggcacctagcagatttaccccctggttgcaaagcaataggttgtaaatgggtacttaaaaggaagttgaaccctgatggttcagtagacaaacacaaagctaggttggtagctcaaggatttagacaaagagaagatgtagatttctttgatacttctcttgttacaagattgacttatattcgtgttttgattgctgttgttgctgtgcataatcttgttgttcatcaaatggatgttaaaacagcttttttaaatggtgaattagaagaagaaatttacatggaagaACCTGAAAGTTTTttgttcctggtcaagaacaAAAATTGTGTAAGCTAGATAAGTCACTGTATggtctgaaacaagctcctaagcaatggcatgaaaaaattgataatttgatgatttcacatggtttcagaattaatgaaagtgacaaatgcatatGCTATAGTTTGAAAAAAATGCATGAatcatgatttgtttgtatgtggatgatttgctgatttttggttcaaacttgtctgtggttgaagaaactaTGAATATGCTTAAGttctaactttgaaatgaaagatttgggtgaagctagtgtaattctgggaattaagattactagaaataatgatggtatttctttggatcagtctcattatattgaaaagattttaaagaagtacaactattttgattgtaaacctgtgagtactccttttgatgctagtgttaaactgtttaagaatTCCGGTGATAGCGTTAGACAATcagaatatgctagtataattggtagtcttcgttatgcaactggttgtaccagaccagacattgcatatgcagtgggggttttatgcaggtttgccagttgtcctggtttggaacactggaatgcagttgagagggttatgcggtatcttaaaaagaccATTAACCTatgattacactataagagatttCCTGCAATCCTTGAAGGATACTGCGatgctgattggaactctctttcagatgactccaaggccactggtggatatttgtttaatattgttGGTGGCGGtgtgtcttggaagtcaaagaaacagaTAATCCTGGCTTAATATATgatggagtctgaattgatagcactagaagcatctagtgaagaagcaggatggttgagaaacttgatttctcaaattcctgtatgGGATAGACCGATACCAGATATTATGATTCattgtgatagtaccgcggctattgtaAAAGTatagaactgtttttataacggtaacaatcgacaaatgcgtcgaaaTCACAACACATTTagagagtttctcacaactagtgatgtacgtgtggatcatgttaggtcggaagagaacttagttgatcctttgacgaaaggattagctagaGAAAAGGTATTGTATACTTCTAAAGGCATGGGACTTTTTCCCACTAGAAATTGATtcattttgtgatggatacccacctagaaataggttgaAAGGGAATAaagattcacaaatgatatggagatagaatcatgcatctttcccatgacatgatatcctgaagcgggttaaggttgagttctttaactcttaatgatgtaTATAGCTCTATATAGAGTGGGGTACCAATCTACATGAGTacctttgatagactcacctatgtgaatgagaaagtgtggaCGCTTTCTATGAGAACGTGGGAAGTTTTCTAGAACATTCATTAAAACTGGGATAAGCACAAGGCCTTAATGTGCTGGCATTTAAgactttactcttagtatagttATGTGTGTATTAAGTAATATGttctctccatagagttcaaagacATATGTTCACTCTATGTCAGAGTTCagagaatttaatactatgtaaaggttcaaaatcgaaagatacctttgcttatgcatataactatacggatcttgctcaatgattttaaaaataCAAGTGGTGGATTGTTGGGATATGtattttaaaataattcttttgtaatttatatcaacaatttgagcttggcccagtggttaagcattttgggcctcGAGGGTgaggtctcaggatcgaatccctccccctactaattgggtatatatataaataatatatatcaTCAGTCCGGGAGTGGGGCcttggggtcttgggaggtctattGAATTTGGAAATTATTTTTTACTGTTTTTGACAAGATTTTTTCAAACCATTTTTTACTgcacttaattatgttttaatttctctaATTATGGCATGATATATTTGCCCGTTTTTTGATTGTTGAATGGAACTGTAACTCCAGGAATTaattcaatttattttcattaattcACATTGATTTCCTGGTTATAAAATCAGTTTTTGAGAACATAAAGAAAACACAAGTTTTTTACACAATTATTTTCTAAGAATCAAGAGTCCAAAAAATACTGAGCAAGAATAGAGAGAGTAGAAGTAatcgatttctcattgtgtgcgtgagaaatcgaaagagagtTTTTTCTCGGCTTTTTTATCCTGGGGACATTGTGACGAAGAAAGAACTAtttgcacaaaactcaaggcagagccacgaaacgtcttaaagagagcggcctggtcgtgactcagccgtcaCTTTGTTTTGTGATTAATCCTTGTATTGCAGGTGTGAAAttggcaattgttccaacagatTTGTAGAGTTCTGAAGAGTTGTAAAAAAAATTTTTATATAGATAGCTGCATAAATCAAACGAATTATATAAAAACTAAAAgtataaatattaatttaatcaTACtgtatttattataataaacttcaacaaaataaaaaaaaatatcattataTAGATAACATCTTTCTTTCGCTCGATAAAATGCAATAAAtagtaataataaaaataattatgattacacatttgtactaaataaataaaataaaaataatatgtaATCATATAATATAATTTATATGTAAccatgatttatttttttaggcATATATGCATCTACGATATGGGTTTTATAGATTGTATACTTATGagacaaaataaaaaagaataagaaatatttttagtttttggaATATATACACTTACAGGTCTGTTCTGGACCCTCGTTTTCAAATCTAAGCCCTCCTTTTATTTCTTATAAAACTAAGCCATTGAACAGTTTCCATTCTAATCCGTTATCTCAGTCAATATCTCGCGTTGACTAGTCAATTTATCTTCAAAAACTCATACAAGGATATCTCGTGGATGTGCAAAGATTACTGAAATGCCCTCGCCCACATGTGCCAATCTGAAAGCCTAATATGAGATATCCAGATCTCTGTGAAATTGGACAATCAAGATGGTTAGATGATAGATCGATTCTTCTTTTCATCTTCCTTCTTCTCGCTGGTTCTTCTAAATAAATTTTTACTTCTGCTAAAATCAAGAGATAACTTAGGGGTTTCtctcaaatcaaacctaattaacATTAATCAATCGTGGGTGTTTAAAAAAGATTGAATCGTGGATGTTAGCACCACAAGGAACACTGATATGTGAAGATTCACAGGAAGTGATATTCATTCTACAACAACAATATCAGCTGAATTTGGGTTTTTTTAAATGGATCTATTTTGGGGGTTGTTCGATGCAAATCTGTATTTTTCTTGGAAGTTTGATACTCATATTAAGAATTGACAACATCAAGGTTCCAAAAGGACATGAAATTGGTGTTTACAGAACAACATCAATGGGTTTCTGGTTTTGGAGAACAATTAACAGAAACAAGGAGAAAATGATACAAACTTTACATAGTTTGAGTTCGATCTGTGGTGTTTTTGTGGTTGAGGTTCAAGCCAGCTATTTCAATTTCTCTAAACAGTACATCAACAGATTTTGGGACTCAGGGGTTTGATGTGGTTTGAAATTGTATAGCTCGTTGACAAATTCTTGAGTTGGAGGAAAGGAACTGAGATCTAAAATCAGGCGATGGAATAGTTTTGGTGGTGATAGCTTGTGTCTGCAATTATCAAGAGAATAACCATGAACCTATCTTCTACATGCGGCATTCAAATCTGCATTATGGGGTCTCTGCAGTTCGTGATttcacagcagcaacaatggGTATTTGGGGGTTTCAGTGTGTTGGTCGTATCATATGGGCAATTATCTGAATTTCAATAAAGATTATGACAACAACCAAGTTAGGGTTTATATCAATGAAGATTTGAATTGTATTCTATATGAATTTGATACCAGAAGTGTTGACCGATTGAATCTGCAGTGGTGGTAGTTGGTTGAGCGAAGACGGTGTGTGTTTCAGTGAAGAAGGTGTTATGGATGGAAGATTTAGGAAAGTGTGTGAAGTGTTGTTTCAGTGGAAGAAGGTGTTGTGGCCGGAAGATTTAGGAAGACAAAAGATAATGAAGAGAGGTGCTATTGTTTAGGTTGTCGATCGGGAAGTAGGAAGGTTGACTGGGTTCAGGCCAAGGATTTGGCAAGAAGAGCAAGTATCCACTGAAATGGTCCAAGTAGTGGTCTTTAAAATGAAATTTGTGTAGTTGATAGAGCTTTGAAGGACTAAAACGTCttttaaactgggaaaatttCGACAGTTGGCAGATAACTGCAGCTAACTCTCCATCCACCATTTTTGGTCAAATAAGGCctagttttgtaagaaataaaaaaagaggcttagttttgtaaaccataaaaaaaacagGACTAGATTTGTAAAAAactctttgtttttttttgggaagtcttccaaaatcttacatattttacaagatttTCATCAAGGAAAATTTATACACAAAAGTCACTCAAAGTTTTGAAAATAGGAAAGTACACGTAGTCTTTGAATTTTCAAGTTTACAACAAGTAACACAAACTTTAGAGGACCTTTTAACAATCTATAACCAGTAACATAAACTTTGAAAGAGATTTTACAAGTATACAACCAATAACACAATACTTTAAAATTCCGTTAAAGTCTTTAAAAATCACTAAatgtatttattgagtaaacccccTTCTTATATATCCACTTGTTTGATGCAATTGTTACATTGTCGCTAGTGTAACACATTAATAAGCATTGGTAGAATATGTTTGGATTCCCTAATAACAACAAACGATGAGTCAAATCAAGCTAGTAGTTATCTGACATTTTTCTCATTGCTTGCGGTGCTAAATTTCCTTTCGCTTATACAATAACTAATAGTGTCAGCAAGTATATTAATTGTGAATATCGCCAAGATTAATAAAATCCTGCAATATCCAATCACATTATTCTATGTTCACCGTATATGTTAATTTACTATCTACATAATGATTCCGAAGAATTTTATAGAGTTCACACTTCACATCCAAGTTTGACAAGGAAATATGAGTTATACATTTGTTTGAGGTTGAGACAAACCCCAAGGTGTTAGATGTCCCTCATTTTCATCCTCCAATATGTGGCATTGATTTTGGCCATTTATTCAACAAGTGAGATGGGGTGGGGTGAAAATAGGAAGCATTTTCAGGAGAATGAGTCCGAGAATATGAAGCATTTTCAGGACAAACAGTGATCTAGAATTGTTCTATCACCTGGAATAAAAGTAGTGGAAACCAACTAGTACAATAGCCACAAGAATGGATGATGTGTACGTCTTTTTGCGTAATTCTTTTCGAACTTTTCCTAAATTTGACAAGTGGTGGCAACAAACTTTGGGTCTAGGATTGCTCTATCCTCTGGAATAATAGTCCTAGAGACCAACTAGTGAAACGACCACGAAAATGGTTAATAGGTGCTTCTTTTCGTCTTGTTGAACCTTTCTTAAATTTGACAAGGGATAATGATTCACGCATTTGATTGAAGTTGGGGTGAACCGTGGACCTAAAATCATTCTATCCGCTGAAATAAAGTCTCGGAAACCAACTAGTGGAACAACCACAAAAATGGCTAAAAGGTACATTTTTTCgtactttttaaaaaaaaaatcctaaatttgaCAAGGAACTACACTTCACTCGTTTAATTGTGGTTTGGAAATAATGTGAGTCCAAAATTGTTCTATCCCCTGTAATAGAAGTCCTTGAAGACCAACTAGTGCAACAATCACAAGAATTGCTAATAGTTACGTCTTTATCGCTCTTTTTTAGACCTTTTCTAAATTCGACAAGGAAATATGGTTGACACATTATATTGGGGGTTTTGACAAACCATGAGTCTAGAATTACGCTATCCTCTAGAAGAAATGTCCTAGATACTAACTAGTGCAACAACTAGTAGAATCGTTAATTGGTACGTCTTATTTGTCATTCTTTTCAAACCTTTTTTTGAATTTAACAAGGAATTATGGTTCACGCATTTGATTGGGGTTAGGAAAAATCGCGGGTCTAGAGTTTATCTATTTCCTGGAATAAAAGTCCTAGAAACCAACTATTGCAACAACCATAAGAATGGATAATAGGGAcatcttttttgttcttttgctTTGAAACTTTCTTAAATTTGACAAGGATCTATGGTTCACGCATTTTAGGGGTTTGTAAAAACCACGGGTCTAGAATTATTTTATCCCATGGAATTAAAGTCCTTGAGACCAACTAGTGCAACAACCACAAAAATGGCTAATAGATATGTTATTTTCCGTCATTCTTTTTAGACCTTTCATAAATTTGAC encodes:
- the LOC113354033 gene encoding acid phosphatase 1-like isoform X1 encodes the protein MERFSLFILLATLFSATYCHSSSVERHGGLPLPIHLLRPNSGFGGELPKGLSCNSWRLAVETNNLRYWKTVPAECENYVGHYMLGLHYRQDSKYVTLEAAKYAKSIKLTGDGKDIWVFDIDETSLSDLPYYATHGFGAKPYNSTAFNAWVDTGKAPALPETLKLYKHLKALGFKVVYITGREENRRDITRKNLHAVGYKNWEKLLLKQPSDSKKTATMFKSEKRAMLVKQGYRIWGNIGDQWSDILGTDIGGKTFKLPDPMYYIS
- the LOC113354033 gene encoding acid phosphatase 1-like isoform X2, with product MPRALSSLETVKIFGYLTSTKLHYPIYLTTPHMDLAFNAWVDTGKAPALPETLKLYKHLKALGFKVVYITGREENRRDITRKNLHAVGYKNWEKLLLKQPSDSKKTATMFKSEKRAMLVKQGYRIWGNIGDQWSDILGTDIGGKTFKLPDPMYYIS